One genomic segment of Strix aluco isolate bStrAlu1 chromosome 9, bStrAlu1.hap1, whole genome shotgun sequence includes these proteins:
- the GPR17 gene encoding uracil nucleotide/cysteinyl leukotriene receptor — protein MNGPGDPSSLLFNCSNQSNFSLETSEQCGKETHLENILFATFYFLDFILAFVGNALALWLFLRDQKSGTPANIFLMHLAVADLSFVLVLPTRLVYHFSGNHWPFGEIPCRLTGFLFYLNMYASIYFLMCISIDRFLAIVHPVKSIKLRRSLYAHLACAFLWVIVGVAMAPLLLSVQTVKMKNTTVCLQLYREKASRHALVSLAVAFTFPFVTTVTCYLLIIRSLKSGNRVEKHLKEKAIKMIIMVLMIFLICFVPYHVNRYIYILHYNGIKTSCETQRILALSNRIASCLTSLNGAFDPVMYFFVAEKFREALCNLFCVKKTVMLPQTYEGKTNESSLSAKSEL, from the coding sequence ATGAATGGCCCAGGAGATCCATCAAGCCTACTTTTCAACTGCTCAAATCAATCAAATTTCTCTTTGGAAACGTCAGAGCAATGTGGCAAAGAGACACACCTTGAGAACATCCTTTTTGCCACTTTCTACTTCCTGGACTTCATCCTGGCTTTTGTTGGCAATGCTCTGGCTCTTTGGCTCTTCCTTCGGGACCAAAAGTCAGGCACACCTGCCAACATTTTCCTGATGCATCTTGCTGTGGCTGACCTGTCCTTTGTGCTAGTACTTCCCACCCGGCTGGTGTACCATTTCTCTGGTAATCACTGGCCATTTGGTGAGATCCCATGCAGACTCACCGGCTTCCTTTTTTACCTCAACATGTATGCCAGCATCTACTTCCTCATGTGTATCAGCATTGACCGTTTCCTGGCCATTGTGCACCCGGTGAAGTCCATCAAGCTCCGCAGGTCACTTTATGCCCATTTGGCATGTGCCTTTCTATGGGTTATAGTTGGGGTTGCAATGGCACCTCTGCTGCTCAGTGTGCAGACagtcaaaatgaaaaacacaacCGTCTGCCTGCAGCTCTACAGAGAAAAAGCATCACGTCATGCCCTTGTGTCCTTAGCAGTGGCATTCACCTTCCCATTTGTTACTACCGTGACTTGCTACTTATTAATCATCCGAAGCCTGAAGAGTGGGAACAGAGTTGAGAAACATCTGAAGGAAAAAGCTATCAAAATGATCATTATGGTCCTGATGATCTTTCTGATTTGCTTTGTACCTTATCATGTCAACCGCTACATTTATATTCTCCATTACAATGGGATCAAAACTTCCTGCGAAACACAGCGTATTCTAGCCCTCAGTAACCGCATCGCTTCCTGCCTCACGAGTCTAAATGGTGCCTTTGACCCAGTCATGTATTTTTTTGTAGCTGAGAAATTCCGTGAGGCTTTGTGCAATCTGTTTTGTGTTAAAAAGACTGTAATGTTGCCTCAAACATACGAGGGTAAGACAAATGAAAGCTCACTAAGTGCTAAATCTGAACTGTGA